In Nitrospirota bacterium, a single window of DNA contains:
- the rpsL gene encoding 30S ribosomal protein S12 → MPTISQLVRKGRTLAAIKTKSPALRSCPQKRGVCIRVYTTTPKKPNSALRKVARVRLTNGMEVTTYIPGVGHNLQEHSIVLIRGGRVKDLPGVRYHIVRGTLDTVGVANRKQGRSKYGAKRPK, encoded by the coding sequence GTGCCGACCATTAGTCAACTTGTGAGAAAAGGCAGAACACTGGCTGCCATAAAGACCAAGAGTCCTGCGCTCAGAAGCTGCCCTCAGAAGAGGGGTGTTTGCATCAGGGTATATACCACGACTCCGAAGAAGCCGAACTCGGCTCTCCGGAAGGTTGCGAGGGTCAGGCTCACGAACGGGATGGAAGTGACCACCTACATTCCTGGAGTTGGGCACAACCTGCAGGAGCACTCCATCGTGCTTATCCGAGGAGGAAGAGTGAAGGATCTCCCGGGTGTGCGCTATCACATAGTGAGAGGTACGCTGGATACCGTCGGAGTTGCAAATCGTAAGCAGGGCCGATCCAAGTACGGAGCGAAGCGGCCCAAATAG